A region from the Stutzerimonas stutzeri genome encodes:
- a CDS encoding zinc-dependent alcohol dehydrogenase — protein MRALRWHGKHDIRCDNHVPDPTIEDPRDAIIKVSSCAICGSDLHLYDGFMPGMQHGDIMGHEFMGEVMEVGSANKKLKVGDRVVVPFTIVCGECDQCRRGNFSVCERTNRNKDVADKVFGHTTAGLYGYTHLTGGYAGGQAEFVRVPYADVGPVVIPDGMTDEQVLFLGDILPTGWQAAAQCDIQPTDTVAVWGAGPVGQFAIRSALMMGAEQVICIDHVPERLSMARAGGAITINFDEESVLERLKELTRGKGPDKCIDSVGMEAHAARSVDSMYDRAKQALMMETDRPHVLREMIYVCRPGGIISIPGVYGGLIDKIPFGAAMNKALTFRMGQTHVNRWTDDLLKRIQEGQIDPSFVITHSVSLEQGPEMYKTFRDKHDGCIKVVLKP, from the coding sequence ATGAGAGCCCTTCGCTGGCACGGTAAGCACGACATCCGCTGTGACAACCACGTCCCTGATCCAACGATCGAAGATCCCCGTGACGCCATCATCAAAGTGTCGTCCTGCGCCATCTGCGGCTCCGACCTGCACCTCTACGACGGTTTCATGCCCGGCATGCAGCACGGCGACATCATGGGCCACGAGTTCATGGGCGAGGTCATGGAAGTCGGCTCGGCGAACAAGAAGCTCAAGGTCGGCGACCGCGTGGTGGTGCCCTTCACCATCGTCTGCGGCGAGTGCGATCAGTGCCGCCGGGGCAACTTCTCCGTGTGCGAGCGCACCAACCGCAACAAGGACGTGGCCGACAAGGTCTTCGGCCACACCACCGCCGGCCTGTATGGCTACACCCACCTGACCGGCGGTTACGCCGGCGGCCAGGCCGAGTTCGTTCGTGTGCCCTATGCCGATGTCGGCCCGGTCGTGATCCCCGACGGGATGACCGACGAGCAGGTGCTGTTTCTCGGTGACATCCTGCCCACCGGCTGGCAGGCCGCAGCGCAATGCGACATCCAGCCCACCGACACCGTGGCCGTGTGGGGCGCGGGGCCGGTCGGCCAGTTCGCCATTCGCAGCGCGCTGATGATGGGTGCCGAGCAGGTCATCTGCATCGATCATGTGCCCGAGCGGCTGTCCATGGCCCGCGCCGGCGGCGCCATCACCATCAACTTCGATGAGGAGAGCGTGCTCGAGCGTCTGAAGGAACTGACCCGCGGCAAGGGGCCGGACAAGTGCATCGACTCGGTGGGCATGGAGGCGCATGCGGCGCGCTCGGTGGATTCCATGTACGACCGCGCCAAGCAGGCGCTGATGATGGAAACCGACCGGCCCCACGTGCTGCGCGAGATGATCTACGTCTGCCGGCCGGGCGGCATCATTTCGATTCCTGGCGTCTATGGCGGCCTGATCGACAAGATCCCGTTCGGCGCGGCGATGAACAAGGCGCTGACCTTCCGCATGGGCCAGACCCACGTCAACCGCTGGACCGATGATCTGCTCAAGCGGATTCAGGAAGGCCAGATCGATCCCTCCTTCGTCATCACCCACAGCGTCAGCCTCGAGCAGGGTCCGGAGATGTACAAGACCTTCCGAGACAAGCATGACGGCTGCATCAAGGTCGTTCTCAAACCCTGA
- a CDS encoding AEC family transporter, giving the protein MSAVVNVVLPVFALIFLGYLCRRTGRMGPTGASELNRFVVWLGLPALLFSVVANSTWQQLWQPGFITAFSVGCLGVFGFTLGYRLWQRQLLADASLDALGASYANTGYIGIPLCMLVLGDEALQPAMVASIIVVCVLFAIALACVETGLHAGQGFSRTLRKVSVALLRNPLVVAPMLGGLWAAGGLELPVPLATLLKLLGAAAAPCALVSLGLFLAQPQPGGKIGGVWPLVTLKLVVQPLITWFLAFQVFELPALWAYSALLLSALPTGTGPYMLAEFYGREASRVSRVVLLSTLGSLLTLSACLVLLPV; this is encoded by the coding sequence ATGTCCGCCGTCGTCAATGTCGTTCTGCCGGTCTTTGCGCTGATCTTCCTGGGCTACCTGTGTCGCCGCACCGGGCGCATGGGCCCGACCGGGGCCTCCGAGCTGAACCGGTTCGTGGTCTGGCTGGGGTTGCCGGCGCTGCTGTTCAGCGTCGTCGCCAATTCTACCTGGCAGCAGCTTTGGCAGCCGGGCTTTATCACCGCGTTCTCGGTGGGCTGCCTCGGCGTCTTCGGCTTCACGCTCGGTTATCGACTGTGGCAGAGGCAGCTTTTGGCCGACGCCAGCCTCGATGCGCTCGGCGCGTCCTACGCCAATACCGGTTATATCGGCATTCCGTTGTGCATGCTGGTGCTCGGTGACGAAGCGCTGCAGCCGGCAATGGTGGCCTCGATCATCGTGGTGTGTGTGCTGTTCGCCATCGCGCTGGCCTGCGTGGAAACCGGATTGCACGCCGGGCAGGGCTTCAGCCGGACGCTGCGCAAGGTCAGCGTCGCGCTGCTGCGTAACCCGCTGGTGGTAGCGCCGATGCTGGGTGGGTTGTGGGCGGCGGGCGGACTGGAACTGCCGGTGCCGTTGGCGACGTTGCTGAAGTTGCTCGGCGCGGCGGCTGCGCCCTGTGCGTTGGTGTCGCTGGGGTTGTTCCTTGCGCAGCCGCAGCCGGGCGGCAAGATCGGCGGCGTATGGCCGTTGGTCACGCTGAAGCTGGTGGTCCAGCCGCTGATCACCTGGTTCCTGGCGTTCCAGGTCTTCGAGCTGCCGGCGCTGTGGGCTTATTCCGCGCTGTTGCTGAGCGCGCTGCCCACCGGCACCGGGCCTTACATGCTCGCCGAATTCTATGGCCGCGAGGCGTCCCGCGTGTCGCGCGTGGTGCTGCTATCGACGCTCGGCTCTCTGCTCACCCTGTCGGCGTGTCTGGTGCTGTTGCCGGTCTAG